Below is a genomic region from Anas platyrhynchos isolate ZD024472 breed Pekin duck chromosome 4, IASCAAS_PekinDuck_T2T, whole genome shotgun sequence.
TCACTTGAAATGACAACACACTTAAGAACAGGGAAGTTTATATGCTTCAGCCATTCTTCCAATTTATGAAAGGCAACGCAACTTAGTACTGTTTGACAAGCTCTTCCTGCATATTGTTACAAATGGTTAAAGGACCAGTTCAAACTATTTTCCCTTGTGCTTCATTCCTAATAGCGATAGCTGATCAAGTTCCTAGATAGATTTCATAGTACGGGTCAAGATCGAAGACGGATTTGTGATTTACCAAGTTCATGTATGAGAACACTCTAGAgctaccttttttctttttatttcaactCTTCTTGTATTAAGGAGACCAATCTTGGCATATTACTTGAAACTTACCTGCAAGTATAGTTTGTTATCTTTCGTAATTGCATCCATGAGGTCTTTTTGCAAGGGAGGGTCTCCATTTACCCAGAGTCCATTTGCTGAATTGGTGTTGAAGCCACAGGTGttattctgttttttgtaaaagagAACATAAGCAGTGTCCTTTGGAAATCTACTGGTAATTTTCTGGACTGACTGAAATGAGGTAAATGTCACTCTGCTGTCATTGAACAGAAACCATTCTTTTGACATCTCAGCGTCCAGCTCATTTTCTATAACAGTACAAGGACTCTCCTCTGCCAACAACTTATTTTGAGAGCAAACTAAAGAGAGAGCTTTAGACTGATGACGCAGTCCTGAAGGCCCTGAACCAGTAACATTTCTAGCATACGAATAGTAATGTCCACTTTCAGAGGATACGCCAGAGTGCACCACCACAGAGCTTAGCGTGTAGGGCACCAGCTGTGGACAGGACACTTCATCAGCACCAGAGGGCTTAAGTTTTTTAGCAAGATTTTCTCCAGTATCAGAAACCTCAACATCAACAGACCAACCTCCTGAAACTACAGGTAGAGGCGATGTTGCTGTTTTGACTGGCAGTTCCAGAACAAGTGGCAGAGAAACATTGTCCAAGATCTTACGTCTTATATGACACTTTGGATCATAAGAAAATCTCAGAAGTGTGAGAATGAGGTATTCAGGTTCCTCAATGATTTGCATAGTTTTCTCAGCATTCTGTAGAGAGGCACACTTTTCACAATAATATTTATTGTCTCCACTGAGGATCTCAGGTGccagaaaataattcagtaagTCTGTAACTGATGGGGTATTTTTCCCTACTAGCCTCTGAGACATGTCCCTGTTTTCTTGACCTTTGTTGAGTTCAGAATTGGTCTCAGAGTTTGGCTCAGCAGATAAATCTTTTGTGGTTCCTTCATTTGTAACTGCATCGCATCCACCATTTATTTCCACGCTATTGAGAGGCGTTTCTCCAGCAGGAATAGTTGCTGAAGTACTTGTTTCCACCCCACAGTCATCTTTCATTTCAGAACAGTCCACACATTTTGAACCAACGTTCTCCAAGGATGCTGGAGGACAGAAAGCTAGGGAGAGATCTGTGAAAGCTTCTTCCTTTTGTGATGTGCTTTTGCAGTTCAAACAGCATATAGTAGTCTTCAGTTTTCCTCCAAACATTTTCTCTATGAGAGTTCTTTCTTCACGTCCCAAACAAGGTGCTTCAGCAAATACCTGTGCTTTATGGACAGTTTCTTGTGTCTGGGACTCATCATTCTTCCTACTTTCAGGAGCCTTCGCTGAAGACAATGCTTTCagagttttctcttcttcatgcAGCCTGAAGGCAAAGAAAGAAGTACAAGTAATGGtactgtttttcaaagaaacaCAGCTGCAACATCTGAGACTTCTTTTCAAGttatgctaaaaaaaatcaatggtcAAGTGAATAGAAACCTCGTAGATTAAAAAACTGCTAACATTCATATAAGTGAGCCAAATCACACAGTTCAGTACTATCCAGTAGACTATTACGTGAACTATAAAGCAAAAGCATAAAGATTTTTATGCAAATTTTATATGTAACTGAACACAATGAGTGCACTGTGAGAACCAGtatgcatttattaaaaatgttgctTACTAGTTTACCATCCTATATCAAGTCTCCATTGGACTTGTTCATACCAGgttttgcaaaagaaagaagtagCTACTCTATATTGTGCCAGACAACTTccaaggaaaagagaaggtcAATATCTCGCACCCAAGAAAGTCAGAAACTGTTGCGAAAGTAACCtaacacagggaaaaaaggaCACTTtgacagctgaaataaaattctCCAAAAGTAGCATGTGTCTAAGCATATTGCTTAAGCCAAAACTCAGTAAAAATACTTAGCATGCTGAAATTAAGTAAGCTTACAaataaattgtgggttttatctGTGTCACAATTAATTCACTTGTTTATAAACAACTAGTTATAAAGGCATGTACATCTCTTCATTACTTACCTAACCTATATGAAATATAACTGCTTACACTAAGATGAAATTCCAGATCTGTGACTCAACAGCTTTCAGCGACCACATGAATTTTACAATGGGACCACAGCTAACCTAAGTCACACTCAAGTTAAgctcatgtttaaaaaaaaaaaaaaaaaggaacatcacCACCAACACAACCTGCTTAAGATGATGCAGAGTAAAGACTGTAATTGGACTTTACTGTGGATCAAactcaagaaaaaaagtttttcagagATTATTTATGACACACACAGTCAGGGGACAAACCCAAAATACCTGATTTTCACTCATGTAATTGCACTATTAGATGACTGCTCCTAATAAGAAGCTCAGCATTATGTGAGAGGGCTGCAGATTTCTACTCATTAATGGCATGATAACTGTACCTGTCTAGAAGGAACCGGAGATATTCTGAGCAATCCTGCTGGGATCGAGGAGTGAACCACGGTGGCCTGGAAGCCTCAAAGAAAATTCTAGGAGCATATGCCTCCCTCTGTTAGTGTATGAAATAGACAGACAATGATAAATTAgaactgaaacattttgttaTATCATTTTGATACAAACAGCTGGACTCTGAACCACTTTACACTGAAAGAGTTGTGTGAAACATGGTACATTCACACATCTAAACAATTTAAtcacaggaggagaaaaacaaatattaaccCTTAATTTTGTAGCAATCACTGCTAGTACAGAAAAAAGTAGTGGTTCCTGCAAACATTCTAAGTGTAGGGAGCATAAGCCAGGCATTAAGTTTAAGAGCAAGTTAATGTTCTTGCTGGCAAGCTTGAAAAAGACATACTTCAGAAGCACACCAATATTTCATTAgtatcaatttatttttaagttgatCCATCCTCATAACGTTTGCAAAGAGTTGGTTGGTATTAATCAGTGTCTTTTGTCTTCCTATTACTAGGAAAATACTTCAGTGTTTCATTTAATAAAGGTCAGATCAGAAGTTGAACAACATTAAAATTTAATGTAGAAATCACTACAGAACTTCATCCCATAAAGTTGCATAAAATCAACTGGTGTATCAATTCAGgtcttagtgtttttttttttcctgttttgccttctgaaaggaaacacattACTACCCATccataaaaacagaaatgatttGGTCATTTGGTTGTTCATAAGTGAGTGTTCCACTTACGAAATAGATTACTCTAATTCCATTAATGTCATCTAAACATTTGGAGGCAGACTCATTCCCCTACAAATGCACCgcattttatatttaatggACTGTAGTGTACTCCCATGGCGTGATGCCACTTCCTAAATTTTGGTATACAAATCTAAGCTTAAGAAAAGATCGAAAGCTGTCATACCTGGGTATGGGCCAAGAATGCAAAAAGATGCTGCAATTTTCTCATTAGTGAATTACACCCATTTAGATTCAGAGATAAAACGTGTcttctgaaactgaaataagaaataGATGTTAATTTCTCTCGTAGCTTTCTAACAGCAATGCAGGCATCATTCCATCTCAGATTACTTCAGTTTGAAAGACAGCAAGACATAGAACACTTGAGCACTTTCCCTTTAATCCCTGGATTCTGCTCTAGTGCAGAAGTGTGTAACTACTGTACAGCAGGAGCTCATTGTACAACGTGATTTCTCCAAATATTTAAGTGTGTAAGATAGGACACCCCAACACCCTCCTCCGCCCCCCTCTCAACAGCTTCCAGATTGCCACAAAAGCATCACcatacaatttttaaaatattaacgAGAGCAAAGAACAGGTGATTTGTCCAGGACCTGGAAGACAGACATTGAAGTCCCACTTCAGACAGTGAAAAGACACATTGCGTCAGTGTTAAAATGTATATGCAATGAattaacaaaagcatttttgaacAGAAAACATCAGGATTTTTAACAGCTGAAATTGCTGTTCCACAGAGATGGATTTTAGAAAAGCAACCAGCAAAGAAAGACgcccagccctgggcagctgACTAACTCAGGACATGTTTATATTCAATGAAAGGCAAGAAAACTGCCACAGTCAACTTGCAATGAAAAGAGCCGGTAAAAAAGGGCTTACTCTGTAGCCATAAAAAGTGCCTGAATAACACTGTTCATGTAGCAAGTATTTCCCAGATTAATTAGACCTGTCTTCCCAGTTTCAGATTTTCCAGAAAGTCTAGATAAACAAGACGGCAAAGAACTGGATTGAGAAGTCCAAGCGCTCTGACTGAGAATCAACTTAATCTTCTCTTCACTGGGTTTGGGCATATCCTACAAAAGAAACAGACCGTTTTAATAGACTTGTATATTTGCTTTTATAATAGATATaagacacttctggatggcagTACCTTCCCTTACTCCTGACTTCTCCTTCAGGCTTTTGCCACCCCTGCTAGCCTCATATATACATGCTGCTATTGCCTTTGAAGATACTGACAGCACAAATGCCTGGCAAGTCAAAAGCTAATAAAGTGTCCTATTACAAACAACAACATCCTTGAATCCTTTTCTTCAGGGCTTTTTTGGTCAACTAGTAAGTGACACGAGTAAGGGGCTGGTAAACATCTTGGATCTGCATACACACATAATCTTTCCTACCCCTCAAAACTACTTTGCAAATTCCATGCATTAATAGAACCTCAAAGCATCCATAACCTTTTCTGGAGATACATTTCTGCTGTCTAATtcgaaaaaaaataagaataaacaCTCCAAAATACTTGAAGTGAAGTTGATAGGGGGCTTTTTAGGcttcaaaacatttcagtgaaataCCACTGTTATAAAATCAGGCAGTAACCCCCTGCTTTATAAGTTTCTCTTTAGTAATGAAAAACACCTATTATGTAAATTAAATATTGTCTCAAAAAAGCAGAACTTGGCTTCGAAACGGTGTAGGCCAGTATCCTTTACCCACAGAGGCATGCAATACTGACTGCACTATTAAGATCTAGTGTTTACATGGTGTTTTGGAGAAAGTCAGTGAATTATAGCATTTTAAGTACTCCTCAGCATGAACTTATATTTGGATAGTTACAGTTTCTAGTTTGAGTTGAAACGCAATGTGTAGAATAGACTTTGCAAAGACACTGTTAGGTACACGATGTTGAAGGAATTAGATCGCGTTTTTAATAAAGGCTCTAATTACAGACTCTTCGTAAAGGCTGTTATAATCATCTCATGGACAATCAgaactttatttatttcaaatagtTAGAATCAACAACAGATTATGTGGTTAACTCATATTTCCTAGTGGATGTTCTAAACAGTCTAGATCTGTGAGATTATAGCTTTCAtgtttgggaaaacaaaacaaacatccCGCCATCTTTGCATTCCTAATATACCTTAATAGCTTCCAGAATGGGTTCATAGAGCTCTGGAAAACCTGAATAATGATACATCATACAGTGTATCAACTCAGTCAACTGCATCAAAAATGCTGTACTGGAAGGTAAACCATCACTTTTGAAGGAGTGAACCAAGCTGACCACGTGTGGCACAACCtaaaggagggaaaagaaagaattaaacaGCAATTCAATTTCCAAATTTTGTTCTACAGACAACTTCACTGTTTCCACACCCTAAACAGCAGGGAACGTTTTGTTCTTAAGGTAAGAAGTGATTGAGAAACAGTGaccagaaaaacacacaaattatTCTTCACCCATGACAATTTTCAAACACCACAATTAATCGTTTAGTGCTGTCTTGCCCTCATACACCAAGTTTTAGAACTTCATGAACTCGGAAGATGCATGTCAAGTTTTTAAGCAGTCATATGGTCAAAGTACTCATTTAATTAGTGATAATAGagcaaacattttgcttttgtgcCACCACTAACAGCTCAGTATCCTGTCCTAATTTCACACATAgggtttttaaaacaaaacgtCTCAATTTTTCTTTAACGGAATCTATTCTTAGTATCTGAAGCAGGTAAGGCATtgatctgattttatttaaaaagatggAAACTGGTTTGCAGCTCCACCTAGTGATAGAGCTTAGCTCAAACCAAGATAATTTATCACAAGCGAAAAAATTAGCATTGGAACAGTAACCTATTTGGGAATTAGTTCAAATCCATTACTGCTTTAAATTCAttataaaaacaacatttagTCTAACTCTTTCCCCTTCAACACAGTTctgtctgtatttttaatgtgagAAGTCTTATTCGTTAGTCTTAAAACATAAGAAGTAAAAAGTTACTTCAGTGTGGGCCCTAGAAATAAGGGCTTATCCAAACTTAATCTGGGatttaactgaaatattttcgACACTTTATTGT
It encodes:
- the USP38 gene encoding ubiquitin carboxyl-terminal hydrolase 38; translation: MDKILEGLVSSAHPLPLKRVIVQRVVELAETPLSRAQCRAMFALGTRLVLQGPDRFQRQVGRQVLEAYGRYHRAEFEAFFDRGLVLGLLQRGYGELSNRDPAILDYIQAGLRLIMSCPSVLELFELLQVEALRLVCERPAPPLCARLCQLLGDFPQCLPRGRKLSLAFCQQLVRSIAHFQSQGSREAELRLYVSQVTQVSGLLRSVWKAEPDTLLPSLQELFAVISATDTSFEPSVALASLVQHIPLQMITVLIMSLTTDPNVKDASMTQALCRMIDWLSWPLAQHVETWVIALLKGLAAVQKFTILIDVTLLKIELVFNRLWFPLVRPGALAVLSHMLLSFQHSPEAFHLVVPHVVSLVHSFKSDGLPSSTAFLMQLTELIHCMMYHYSGFPELYEPILEAIKDMPKPSEEKIKLILSQSAWTSQSSSLPSCLSRLSGKSETGKTGLINLGNTCYMNSVIQALFMATDFRRHVLSLNLNGCNSLMRKLQHLFAFLAHTQREAYAPRIFFEASRPPWFTPRSQQDCSEYLRFLLDRLHEEEKTLKALSSAKAPESRKNDESQTQETVHKAQVFAEAPCLGREERTLIEKMFGGKLKTTICCLNCKSTSQKEEAFTDLSLAFCPPASLENVGSKCVDCSEMKDDCGVETSTSATIPAGETPLNSVEINGGCDAVTNEGTTKDLSAEPNSETNSELNKGQENRDMSQRLVGKNTPSVTDLLNYFLAPEILSGDNKYYCEKCASLQNAEKTMQIIEEPEYLILTLLRFSYDPKCHIRRKILDNVSLPLVLELPVKTATSPLPVVSGGWSVDVEVSDTGENLAKKLKPSGADEVSCPQLVPYTLSSVVVHSGVSSESGHYYSYARNVTGSGPSGLRHQSKALSLVCSQNKLLAEESPCTVIENELDAEMSKEWFLFNDSRVTFTSFQSVQKITSRFPKDTAYVLFYKKQNNTCGFNTNSANGLWVNGDPPLQKDLMDAITKDNKLYLQEQELSARTQALQAASASCSFRPNGFDDNDPPGSCGPAGGGGGGGFSTVGRLVF